A DNA window from Luteolibacter luteus contains the following coding sequences:
- a CDS encoding HD domain-containing protein encodes MKANIDSDESATPLLVLSPAAYLWQHAAAIAASAHQGQKSPGTKMPYFAHPARVAMLISSVFGCHEPEVLAAAYLHDVLEKTSIDRAGLALLMGEEVTGWVEWLSKNGKGEKSKYWELLAESPWQARLIKMADALDHLNGPPQYQADRIKTARKALALASSPEPALQAAAEILRAAIDNLDPAAA; translated from the coding sequence ATGAAAGCGAACATCGACTCAGACGAATCCGCCACACCGCTCCTCGTGCTCTCTCCGGCGGCATACTTGTGGCAGCACGCGGCAGCCATTGCCGCTTCTGCGCATCAGGGGCAGAAAAGCCCGGGAACGAAGATGCCGTATTTCGCGCATCCCGCCCGGGTTGCCATGCTGATCTCTTCCGTCTTTGGTTGTCATGAGCCGGAAGTGCTCGCCGCGGCTTATTTGCACGACGTGTTGGAGAAGACTTCGATTGATCGTGCGGGATTGGCCCTGCTCATGGGGGAGGAAGTCACCGGCTGGGTCGAGTGGCTGTCCAAGAATGGCAAGGGCGAGAAAAGCAAATACTGGGAACTCCTCGCTGAGTCTCCTTGGCAAGCCCGCCTGATCAAGATGGCGGACGCGCTCGATCATCTGAACGGACCGCCGCAATATCAGGCGGACCGGATTAAGACTGCCCGCAAGGCGCTTGCCCTTGCGAGTTCGCCCGAGCCCGCACTGCAGGCCGCCGCAGAGATCTTGCGTGCGGCCATCGACAATCTCGACCCGGCGGCTGCTTAG
- a CDS encoding ABC1 kinase family protein — MPGTPCIGPWHATCDLLGMKLAPANLRRYKDIAALFLKHGRGDLLANAGVPGEEIPPAAGTTPVPAEQLADDLEKLGPAFVKIGQLLSTRGDLLPPAYLSALGRLQDDVSTVAYEEIERTIEEDLGVRISKAFENFERKPLAAASLGQVHLATLRGGRQVAIKVQRPGIRKQIADDIESLEAIASFLDEHTDFGRKYETLRIVEQFRSSVLRELDYQREAASLVELRENLKGFHRLTVPRVVDDYSSGRVLTMDYVPGTKITSLSGAVLNDLDGDALAGQLFQAYLKQILVDGFFHADPHPGNLLLTHDRRIGILDLGMTGRVQQRMRDQLVHLLAGISEGNGIQTAEAALGIGEAKDEELNREGFITAVEEIVGSSKSQALSQIDIGSLVLQVTRACADAGLRIPAEISMIGKALMNLDRVGRCLSPGFDPHEAIREHLGEISRARIKETLTSANIMGILTELKQFLGQLPLRANRIMDLLADNKIKVRVDSIDEKALIVGLQKVANRITLGLILAALIVGSSMLARVETSFRLFGYPGLAMVFFLIAAAGAMILFFQIALKDR, encoded by the coding sequence ATGCCCGGCACTCCGTGCATCGGGCCATGGCATGCCACTTGCGATCTGTTAGGAATGAAACTGGCTCCTGCGAACCTGCGGCGTTACAAGGACATCGCCGCACTTTTTCTCAAGCACGGCAGGGGCGACTTGCTGGCGAACGCCGGAGTTCCCGGTGAGGAAATCCCCCCCGCAGCCGGGACAACTCCGGTGCCCGCGGAGCAACTTGCGGACGACCTCGAGAAGCTGGGGCCGGCTTTCGTCAAGATCGGCCAGCTGCTCTCCACGCGAGGAGACCTGCTGCCTCCTGCCTATCTCTCGGCACTCGGCCGCTTGCAGGACGATGTCTCGACGGTGGCTTATGAGGAAATCGAAAGAACGATCGAGGAGGACTTGGGCGTTCGAATTTCGAAAGCTTTCGAAAACTTCGAGCGCAAGCCCTTGGCGGCAGCCTCGCTCGGCCAAGTGCATCTGGCCACCCTGCGCGGCGGACGCCAAGTGGCGATCAAGGTCCAGCGCCCGGGCATCCGGAAGCAGATCGCCGACGACATCGAGAGCCTCGAAGCAATCGCTAGCTTCCTCGACGAGCACACGGACTTCGGCAGGAAGTACGAGACCCTTCGTATCGTCGAACAATTCCGTAGCAGCGTTCTCCGGGAACTCGACTACCAGCGCGAAGCCGCCAGCCTCGTGGAACTGCGGGAGAACCTGAAGGGATTTCACCGGCTGACAGTGCCCCGCGTGGTGGACGACTACTCCAGCGGCCGTGTCCTCACGATGGACTATGTGCCGGGAACCAAGATCACTTCGCTATCCGGAGCCGTGCTTAACGACCTGGATGGCGACGCCTTGGCGGGGCAGCTTTTTCAAGCTTACCTGAAGCAGATCCTCGTCGATGGCTTCTTCCACGCCGATCCTCATCCAGGGAACCTCCTTCTTACCCACGATCGCCGGATCGGCATCCTGGATCTGGGCATGACCGGACGCGTGCAGCAACGAATGCGTGACCAACTCGTCCACCTGCTGGCCGGAATCAGCGAAGGCAATGGAATCCAAACCGCCGAGGCGGCCCTTGGTATCGGCGAGGCCAAGGACGAAGAGCTCAATCGCGAAGGTTTCATCACCGCGGTGGAGGAGATTGTGGGCTCCTCCAAATCCCAAGCCCTCTCCCAGATCGACATCGGCTCGCTGGTACTTCAGGTCACGCGGGCCTGCGCGGATGCTGGCCTGCGTATCCCTGCGGAGATCAGCATGATCGGGAAGGCGCTGATGAACCTCGACCGCGTCGGCCGCTGCCTGAGCCCCGGCTTCGATCCCCATGAAGCGATCCGCGAGCACCTTGGCGAAATCAGTCGTGCCCGGATCAAGGAGACTCTGACCTCCGCCAACATCATGGGCATCCTTACCGAGCTAAAACAATTCCTGGGTCAACTGCCGCTCCGCGCCAACCGCATCATGGACTTGCTGGCAGACAACAAGATCAAGGTGCGGGTGGATTCGATCGATGAGAAGGCCTTGATTGTAGGCCTCCAGAAAGTCGCCAACCGCATCACGCTCGGGCTGATCCTGGCAGCCTTGATCGTCGGCTCCTCCATGCTTGCCCGCGTCGAGACGAGCTTCCGCCTCTTTGGCTACCCCGGGCTCGCGATGGTGTTTTTCCTCATCGCGGCGGCCGGAGCCATGATCCTGTTTTTCCAGATCGCTCTCAAAGATCGCTAG
- a CDS encoding sulfatase: MSCFRHFLPLLPCLISCLAAAEESKPNVLLICVDDLKPVLGCYGDKLAKTPNIDRLAARGMRFDMAYCNQAVCAPSRNNLLLGSRSTSLGIYDLSVNFRKKVPDAVTLPQYFTKNGYRSEAVGKILHSGHGNSDDAASWVVPTITEKVVEYLDPANSAGGKLTREEAYFTNQQLGKIGQLPKGSAWESTVSEDEGYSDGRIAREAIKRLQAAKERKDTPFFLAVGFVKPHLPFTAPQKYWDMHDPSKFQLATNTRPPEGAPRYAGKKGGEITNYTPIPDSGEVNDETARKLIHGYYAATSFADAQLGKVLDELDRLDLAKNTIIVLWGDHGWHLGDHGIWTKHTNYEEANRIPLLLVAPGVGKPGATRQLAETVDIYPTLVELAGLPKAEGPQPMDGTSLVPVLKDPAARVRDHAYHCFPRGEGRMGRAIRTERYRMVEWKKPGEPADNADIELYDYQAEQPETKNLADSQPEVVKELRAILDRHPEAKR, encoded by the coding sequence ATGTCGTGCTTCCGCCATTTTCTGCCTCTTTTGCCCTGCCTGATCTCCTGCCTCGCTGCCGCGGAGGAGTCGAAGCCGAATGTTCTGCTCATCTGCGTGGACGACCTGAAGCCGGTGCTCGGTTGCTATGGCGACAAGCTGGCGAAGACCCCCAACATCGATCGTCTGGCCGCACGCGGCATGCGTTTCGATATGGCCTACTGCAACCAGGCAGTCTGTGCGCCCTCGCGGAACAACCTCCTGCTGGGCTCCCGCTCGACCTCGCTGGGCATCTATGATCTCTCGGTCAATTTCCGGAAGAAGGTGCCGGATGCAGTGACCCTGCCGCAGTATTTCACGAAGAACGGCTACCGCTCTGAAGCAGTCGGCAAGATCCTCCACTCCGGCCACGGGAATAGCGATGATGCCGCTTCCTGGGTGGTCCCGACCATCACCGAGAAGGTGGTGGAGTACCTCGATCCCGCGAACTCGGCGGGGGGCAAGCTGACTCGCGAGGAGGCCTATTTCACCAACCAGCAGCTCGGCAAGATCGGGCAGCTCCCGAAGGGCTCCGCGTGGGAGTCGACGGTTTCAGAGGACGAGGGCTATTCCGACGGCAGGATCGCGCGTGAGGCGATCAAGCGCCTGCAGGCGGCGAAAGAGCGGAAAGACACGCCCTTCTTTCTGGCGGTCGGCTTTGTGAAGCCACACCTGCCATTTACCGCGCCGCAGAAATATTGGGACATGCATGATCCTTCGAAGTTTCAGCTCGCGACCAATACCCGCCCTCCGGAAGGAGCGCCGCGCTATGCCGGCAAAAAGGGCGGCGAGATCACGAACTACACTCCGATTCCGGATAGCGGTGAGGTGAATGACGAGACCGCGCGCAAGCTGATCCACGGCTACTACGCCGCCACCAGTTTCGCGGATGCCCAGCTTGGGAAGGTCCTCGATGAATTGGACCGCCTGGATCTTGCAAAGAACACCATCATCGTTCTCTGGGGCGACCATGGCTGGCATCTGGGTGATCACGGTATCTGGACCAAGCACACCAACTACGAGGAAGCGAACCGCATCCCCTTGCTCCTCGTGGCTCCCGGAGTCGGGAAGCCGGGCGCTACCAGACAGCTCGCCGAAACGGTGGACATTTATCCGACGCTCGTGGAGCTCGCCGGCTTGCCCAAGGCGGAAGGTCCGCAGCCGATGGATGGCACCAGTCTCGTGCCGGTGCTGAAGGATCCCGCCGCACGCGTCCGCGACCATGCTTACCATTGCTTCCCGCGGGGAGAAGGCCGCATGGGTCGCGCCATCCGCACGGAGCGTTATCGCATGGTGGAGTGGAAGAAACCCGGAGAGCCCGCCGACAACGCCGACATCGAGCTCTATGATTACCAAGCGGAGCAGCCGGAGACGAAGAACCTCGCCGACAGCCAGCCGGAAGTGGTGAAGGAACTGCGCGCCATCCTCGACCGGCACCCGGAGGCGAAGCGCTGA
- the tmk gene encoding dTMP kinase — translation MNQQGLFIVLEGIDGTGKSTQTQSLGEWFRQQGREVICSREPTDGPWGREIRATAATGRLAPEEELDLFLKDRRQHVEELISPALAAGKVVILDRYYFSTMAYQGCRGFDPTEIRRQNEAFAPSPDLLFVLDLDVDSALARIGGRGDVANEFEKRDSLARCREIFLSLEGEPFVHIIPSDTDPDTVQSRIREIAATRLTAAAKSGE, via the coding sequence ATGAACCAGCAAGGCCTCTTTATCGTCCTCGAAGGCATCGACGGCACCGGCAAATCCACCCAGACGCAGTCGCTGGGCGAATGGTTCCGCCAGCAAGGCCGTGAGGTCATTTGCAGCCGCGAGCCAACCGATGGCCCATGGGGACGCGAGATCCGTGCCACCGCCGCTACCGGCCGCTTGGCACCTGAGGAGGAGCTTGACCTCTTCTTGAAGGACCGTCGACAGCATGTGGAAGAGCTAATCTCCCCCGCCCTTGCAGCCGGCAAAGTGGTCATACTGGACCGCTACTACTTCTCCACCATGGCCTATCAGGGCTGCCGGGGCTTCGACCCCACTGAAATCCGGCGGCAGAATGAGGCTTTCGCCCCAAGCCCGGATCTACTCTTCGTCCTGGATTTGGACGTGGATAGCGCCTTGGCCCGCATCGGTGGCCGGGGCGATGTCGCGAACGAATTCGAAAAGCGCGACTCCCTCGCCAGATGCCGGGAGATCTTCCTCTCGCTTGAGGGAGAGCCCTTCGTTCACATCATCCCCTCGGACACGGACCCCGATACCGTCCAGTCCCGCATCCGCGAGATCGCCGCGACCCGCCTGACGGCAGCAGCAAAAAGCGGAGAGTGA
- a CDS encoding type II secretion system protein, which translates to MKKPGIGKRAGGFTLVELMVVIVIIAVLAGLVFGIAKSTLMKSRLAANLTSVRNIGALVQGYTQDNAGILPTWRDESQNRYWWGLLIKDPDNESEVTRFKSPGDKGFDPKKPESTMSYGWNASVVGRYADGEGDDGPKRMSSFRQPSEVLVIADTKTGAMGLLDQSALPDPDRYGGKCAALMLDGSGRTLEIESEFSRGSSKWFMTEDEREQRGAN; encoded by the coding sequence ATGAAAAAACCAGGAATCGGAAAACGGGCCGGGGGTTTCACCCTGGTGGAACTGATGGTGGTGATCGTCATCATTGCGGTGCTCGCCGGACTCGTCTTCGGCATCGCGAAGAGCACCCTGATGAAGTCGCGTCTTGCGGCCAACCTCACCTCGGTGCGGAACATCGGTGCGCTGGTCCAAGGCTACACCCAGGACAATGCCGGCATCTTGCCCACTTGGCGGGATGAGTCGCAGAACCGCTACTGGTGGGGCCTGCTGATCAAGGATCCCGACAACGAGTCGGAAGTGACCCGCTTCAAGAGCCCGGGCGACAAAGGCTTCGATCCCAAGAAGCCGGAATCCACCATGTCCTACGGCTGGAACGCCAGCGTCGTCGGTCGCTATGCGGATGGCGAGGGGGACGATGGTCCGAAGCGGATGTCTTCCTTCCGCCAGCCTTCGGAAGTCCTGGTGATCGCTGATACCAAGACCGGAGCCATGGGCCTTCTCGACCAGAGCGCCCTTCCTGATCCGGACCGCTACGGTGGCAAGTGTGCCGCGCTGATGCTCGACGGCTCCGGCCGCACGCTGGAGATCGAATCCGAATTCAGCCGCGGCAGCTCGAAGTGGTTCATGACCGAGGACGAGCGCGAACAGCGCGGTGCCAACTGA
- a CDS encoding PSD1 and planctomycete cytochrome C domain-containing protein, whose amino-acid sequence MNGPVRYPGTLSLLLLAALESHAAESPDFNRDIRPLLSDRCFACHGFDAKAREAELRLDVPEAAFARREGGIAIVPGKPTESLAWQRIISKDPEEVMPPADSHLKLSDEEKDLLRRWIEGGAVYQPHWSLIRVERPQVPAGVHPIDALVSRRLAKESMKLSPEAEKTTLIRRLSFDLRGLPPTAEECASFLEDAAPDAYEKLVDRFLADPAYGERMAWPWLDAARYADSNGYQGDSDRTMWPWRDWVVSAFNRNLPYDQFTIWQLAGDLLPDATPEQVLATGFLRNHPINGEGGRIPEENRIDYAMDMAETTGTVWMALTMNCCRCHDHKYDPIKQRDYYSLMAFFNQTPVDGSGGDPQTPPVLAVPDEAQRMETERLANLMREADMRLATKTAEISPHQQQWEAAELARARDVSWQDLAITKVEGAEAETLEDHSVLTSGPNPANATYVVRGAVPAGPLSAIKLEALRHPSMTSGGIARSDSGNFVLTGFEVSLIGADGKPHRLAIAGADASYEQGGTFVIANAFDDNPQSGWAIWEGRPIDRDHAAIFRFASTVEVPPGATMEITLRHDSPHPQHNLGRFRLSVTGEASPSLSDQSPLLPVLRIPAGERNPEQSKQVTDAFHRSDAEFVKLNGKRQNLDAQLANLRKGMPKVMVMADRQNRRSTHILSVGAYDKPLEQVEADTPPILPPLPKGGAPPNRLDLARWLVSRDHPLTARVTVNRFWQELFGIGLIKTPEDFGVQSELPVQPELLDWLAAEFMESGWDVKRLMRTIVTSRTYRQASRMTPEMLEKDPANRLLARGPRFRLPAWMIRDQALEVSGLEVPKLGGPPVKPYQPENLWPDATFGKVLYVRDKGEALHRRSLYTFWRRISMPPMFFDNAKREVCTVNPSRTNTPLHALSTLNDVTFVEAARVLASRATKDGGGPETVLAKAFELVLSRAPSAEEKAILMESYREARDAFAADPRSTEAFLANGEAPRDPALEPVEHAALASVCLSILNIDEALTKE is encoded by the coding sequence ATGAACGGCCCTGTCAGATACCCCGGCACCCTTTCCCTGCTGCTGCTCGCGGCTTTGGAGAGCCATGCCGCCGAGTCTCCCGACTTCAACCGGGATATCCGGCCACTGCTTTCCGACCGTTGTTTCGCCTGCCATGGCTTCGACGCGAAGGCCCGCGAGGCGGAGCTGCGGCTCGACGTCCCGGAGGCCGCGTTCGCCAGGCGAGAGGGCGGAATCGCGATTGTACCCGGGAAACCGACGGAATCGCTGGCGTGGCAGCGGATCATTTCCAAGGACCCGGAAGAGGTCATGCCCCCGGCTGACTCCCACCTGAAACTTTCCGATGAGGAAAAGGACCTGCTGAGGCGCTGGATTGAAGGCGGTGCGGTCTATCAACCACACTGGAGCTTGATCCGGGTGGAGCGGCCCCAGGTTCCCGCTGGGGTCCATCCGATCGATGCCCTCGTTTCCCGCCGTCTCGCGAAGGAGAGCATGAAGCTTTCCCCCGAGGCGGAAAAGACGACACTAATCCGCCGCCTGTCCTTCGACTTGCGGGGACTGCCGCCGACTGCGGAGGAGTGTGCCAGCTTTCTCGAGGACGCCGCGCCGGATGCCTACGAAAAGCTGGTGGACCGCTTTCTCGCGGACCCGGCTTATGGAGAAAGGATGGCCTGGCCATGGCTGGATGCGGCGCGCTATGCCGACTCAAACGGCTACCAGGGAGACTCCGACCGGACGATGTGGCCATGGCGGGACTGGGTGGTGAGCGCCTTCAACCGGAATCTTCCCTACGATCAATTCACCATCTGGCAGCTTGCCGGGGACCTGCTGCCGGACGCCACGCCCGAACAAGTCCTCGCCACCGGATTCCTGAGAAACCATCCGATCAATGGTGAGGGCGGCCGCATCCCGGAGGAGAACCGCATCGACTACGCCATGGACATGGCGGAAACCACCGGGACCGTGTGGATGGCGCTAACGATGAATTGCTGCCGCTGCCATGATCACAAATACGACCCCATCAAGCAGCGGGACTACTACAGCTTGATGGCCTTCTTCAACCAGACGCCGGTGGACGGCAGTGGTGGAGATCCTCAGACGCCACCCGTGCTCGCTGTGCCGGATGAAGCCCAGCGGATGGAGACAGAGCGGCTGGCAAATCTGATGCGCGAAGCGGATATGCGCTTGGCGACGAAAACAGCGGAAATTTCCCCGCACCAACAGCAGTGGGAAGCCGCCGAACTGGCTCGGGCCCGGGATGTGAGTTGGCAAGATCTCGCGATCACGAAAGTGGAAGGCGCGGAGGCGGAAACCTTGGAGGACCATTCGGTGCTCACTTCCGGCCCCAATCCCGCGAATGCGACCTATGTGGTGCGAGGGGCAGTTCCGGCAGGACCTCTTTCGGCGATCAAGCTGGAGGCACTCCGGCATCCCTCGATGACTTCTGGCGGTATCGCGCGGTCTGACAGCGGGAACTTCGTGCTGACCGGCTTCGAGGTCTCGCTCATTGGTGCGGACGGAAAACCGCATCGGCTCGCGATCGCGGGAGCCGATGCGAGCTACGAGCAAGGCGGCACCTTCGTCATCGCCAATGCGTTCGACGACAACCCGCAATCCGGCTGGGCCATCTGGGAAGGCAGACCGATCGACCGGGATCACGCGGCGATCTTCCGTTTTGCCTCCACCGTGGAAGTACCGCCCGGGGCGACGATGGAAATCACGCTGCGCCATGACTCGCCGCATCCACAGCACAACCTCGGACGCTTCCGGCTGTCAGTGACCGGAGAAGCTTCGCCGAGCCTGTCGGATCAGAGCCCCTTGCTCCCCGTGCTGCGGATCCCCGCCGGCGAACGGAACCCGGAACAAAGCAAGCAGGTCACGGATGCATTCCATCGCAGCGATGCGGAATTTGTGAAGCTGAACGGGAAACGCCAGAATCTCGATGCGCAATTGGCCAATCTCCGCAAAGGGATGCCGAAGGTGATGGTGATGGCGGATCGCCAGAATCGCCGGTCCACCCACATCCTCTCGGTGGGAGCCTACGACAAGCCGCTGGAGCAGGTGGAGGCCGATACGCCCCCCATCTTGCCGCCGCTGCCGAAGGGCGGGGCGCCGCCGAACCGGTTGGATCTCGCGCGTTGGCTTGTTTCGCGGGACCATCCGCTGACTGCCCGGGTCACGGTGAACCGCTTCTGGCAGGAACTTTTCGGCATCGGCCTGATCAAGACGCCGGAGGACTTCGGTGTGCAGAGCGAGTTGCCGGTGCAGCCCGAGCTGTTGGATTGGCTGGCGGCGGAGTTCATGGAAAGCGGCTGGGATGTGAAGAGGCTGATGCGCACGATCGTGACCAGCCGCACCTACCGGCAGGCGTCGCGGATGACGCCGGAGATGCTGGAGAAGGATCCGGCGAACCGCTTGCTCGCGCGTGGCCCCCGTTTCCGCCTGCCCGCGTGGATGATCCGCGACCAGGCTCTGGAGGTGAGCGGGCTGGAGGTGCCGAAGCTCGGTGGCCCACCGGTGAAGCCCTATCAACCGGAAAACCTGTGGCCGGACGCAACTTTCGGGAAAGTGCTCTACGTCCGGGATAAGGGCGAGGCGCTCCACCGCCGCAGCCTCTACACCTTCTGGCGACGCATCAGCATGCCGCCGATGTTCTTCGACAATGCGAAGCGGGAGGTCTGCACCGTGAATCCATCGCGCACCAACACACCGTTGCACGCCCTTTCCACCTTGAATGATGTCACCTTCGTGGAAGCCGCACGGGTGCTCGCGTCAAGGGCGACGAAGGATGGAGGCGGACCTGAAACGGTTCTCGCTAAGGCCTTCGAATTGGTGCTTTCCCGTGCCCCATCTGCCGAAGAGAAGGCAATCCTGATGGAGTCCTACCGCGAGGCCCGGGATGCCTTCGCGGCCGACCCGAGATCCACGGAAGCCTTTCTCGCGAACGGTGAGGCACCACGCGATCCGGCACTCGAGCCCGTGGAGCACGCGGCACTCGCGTCCGTCTGCCTTTCGATCCTCAACATCGATGAAGCCCTGACCAAAGAGTAG
- a CDS encoding DUF1501 domain-containing protein produces the protein MDPITERQLLVNRRYFFGRSATGIGTAALASMLGEEAFGNEGPSPLTQIAPKAKRVIYLFQNGAPSHVELFDYKPELAKRHGQAVPDSYLAGKRFSTMTGNASGKKLLGALEPFHARGQSGATVSDLMPHTAAIADELCFVKSMYTEQVNHAPAINFFLSGNQLPGRPTIGSWLSYGLGSLNQNLPTFVAMTSVNKDTTCGQIFYDFYWGSGFLPSRHQGVKLHPGQDPVLYLTNPQGVSPALRRNMLDGIAKLNQRKLDDFGDPEIATRIAQYEMAYRMQTSVPELADISGEPKEVLEMYGPQVHQPGTYARNCLLARRLIERGTRFVQLMHAGWDQHNSLTTELYTQCKDTDQPSAALVKDLKMRGLLDDTLVIWGGEFGRTPFIQGDFNDRPKWGRDHHPYAFTIWMAGGGVKAGMTHGESDELGFNVAKDGVHVHDFQATLLHLLGIDHEKLTYKFQGRHFRLTDVHGHVVKAVLA, from the coding sequence ATGGATCCCATCACCGAGCGCCAGCTTCTCGTCAATCGCCGCTACTTCTTCGGGCGCAGCGCGACGGGCATCGGCACGGCGGCGCTAGCCTCGATGCTCGGTGAAGAGGCCTTTGGCAATGAAGGACCCTCGCCACTCACCCAGATCGCCCCCAAGGCGAAGCGGGTCATCTATCTTTTCCAAAACGGAGCGCCGAGCCACGTCGAGCTCTTCGATTACAAACCAGAGCTGGCGAAGCGCCATGGCCAAGCCGTTCCGGACAGCTATCTGGCCGGCAAGCGTTTCAGCACGATGACCGGCAATGCGAGCGGCAAGAAGCTGCTCGGTGCCTTGGAGCCCTTCCATGCCCGCGGTCAAAGCGGTGCGACGGTGAGCGACCTGATGCCGCATACCGCGGCCATCGCCGATGAGCTTTGCTTCGTGAAGAGCATGTATACCGAGCAGGTGAATCACGCTCCCGCGATCAACTTTTTCCTGAGCGGCAACCAGCTTCCCGGCCGGCCGACGATTGGCTCGTGGCTTTCCTACGGCCTGGGCAGCTTGAACCAGAATCTGCCGACTTTCGTGGCCATGACTTCGGTCAACAAGGACACGACCTGCGGCCAGATCTTCTACGACTTCTACTGGGGGTCGGGCTTCCTCCCTTCACGGCATCAAGGTGTGAAGCTCCATCCGGGCCAGGATCCGGTGCTCTATTTGACCAACCCGCAAGGTGTGAGTCCTGCGCTGCGGAGGAACATGCTCGATGGCATTGCGAAGCTGAACCAGCGGAAGCTGGACGACTTCGGAGATCCGGAAATCGCCACACGGATTGCCCAATACGAGATGGCCTATCGCATGCAGACCAGCGTGCCGGAACTCGCCGACATCTCCGGCGAGCCGAAGGAGGTGCTGGAGATGTACGGACCACAGGTCCACCAGCCGGGAACCTATGCGCGGAATTGCCTGCTCGCACGCCGCCTGATCGAGAGAGGCACCCGCTTCGTCCAACTCATGCATGCGGGATGGGACCAGCACAACAGCCTGACCACTGAACTCTACACTCAGTGCAAGGACACGGACCAACCCAGCGCGGCACTGGTGAAGGACCTGAAGATGCGCGGGCTACTGGACGACACGCTGGTCATCTGGGGCGGGGAGTTCGGCCGGACCCCTTTCATCCAGGGCGACTTCAATGACCGTCCGAAGTGGGGCCGCGACCATCACCCCTACGCCTTCACCATCTGGATGGCAGGGGGTGGCGTGAAAGCGGGCATGACCCATGGTGAAAGCGACGAGTTGGGATTCAACGTGGCGAAGGATGGCGTCCACGTGCATGACTTCCAGGCAACGCTGCTGCACCTGCTAGGAATCGATCACGAGAAGCTCACTTATAAATTCCAGGGAAGGCACTTCCGTCTGACGGACGTTCACGGGCATGTGGTAAAAGCGGTGCTGGCATGA
- a CDS encoding aminotransferase class I/II-fold pyridoxal phosphate-dependent enzyme yields the protein MNNTAVTSTTMHEVPLMESAPGPEVIIDGRSYHYFGGTSYYGLHGHPEVIAAGCEGFQRYGFHTATSRAGFGNSAPLLEVERRAAEHAGREAGFYFSSGYASNHVLIHLVLKPGAIFIDEAAHFCVMEAAHLPAAPIHRFHSRDAADLQAKIEAYLPPGTSPLVMSDGVVPATGQLPPLDDYVGVLARYAPATLLVDDAHGLGVLGDHGRGSLEHLGLEDAANGGISNNGVSILCGGTLGKAMGGFGGIVTGSTTFMQLVRSSSHYYDGASAPPSPVATATAKALELIAGNPSFREDLRRNTLHLRRGLRELGLSAHDVPSAQVGVAIGNAVNMARLHQELRSQGFLVPVTSYAGTGPEGIMRFAVCSAHTPQVIDDLLSSLRGLL from the coding sequence ATGAACAACACCGCCGTGACGTCTACGACCATGCACGAAGTCCCCTTGATGGAATCGGCACCCGGCCCGGAGGTGATCATCGACGGACGGAGCTACCACTACTTCGGCGGCACCAGCTACTATGGCCTGCACGGACATCCGGAGGTGATCGCCGCCGGCTGCGAGGGCTTTCAGCGCTACGGCTTTCACACCGCCACCAGCCGCGCCGGCTTCGGGAACAGCGCCCCACTCTTGGAGGTAGAGCGACGCGCGGCGGAGCATGCGGGGCGCGAGGCAGGCTTCTATTTCAGCTCGGGCTATGCCTCAAACCACGTCCTGATTCATTTGGTCCTGAAGCCGGGTGCCATCTTCATCGATGAGGCGGCACACTTCTGTGTGATGGAAGCGGCACATCTGCCCGCCGCGCCGATCCACCGCTTTCATTCGCGCGACGCTGCGGACCTCCAGGCGAAAATCGAAGCCTACCTCCCCCCCGGCACTTCTCCCCTGGTGATGAGCGATGGCGTGGTGCCCGCCACAGGCCAGCTTCCTCCCTTGGATGACTACGTCGGCGTGCTCGCACGCTACGCCCCCGCGACGCTGCTGGTCGACGATGCTCATGGCCTCGGCGTGCTAGGTGATCACGGGCGCGGAAGCTTGGAGCATCTTGGCCTCGAAGATGCTGCCAATGGCGGGATCTCAAACAATGGCGTCTCGATCCTCTGCGGCGGAACCTTGGGCAAGGCGATGGGGGGCTTCGGAGGGATCGTCACCGGATCGACAACCTTCATGCAACTCGTTCGCAGTTCCTCTCATTACTACGACGGCGCGAGCGCACCGCCATCGCCGGTCGCCACCGCCACTGCCAAGGCGCTGGAGCTGATCGCGGGCAATCCATCGTTTCGGGAAGACCTGCGGCGAAACACCCTGCATCTCCGAAGGGGCCTTCGCGAGCTCGGGCTGAGTGCCCACGACGTACCCTCCGCACAGGTAGGTGTCGCCATCGGGAATGCCGTCAACATGGCGCGACTTCACCAGGAGCTTCGCTCGCAAGGTTTCCTCGTACCGGTAACTTCTTACGCGGGAACCGGACCGGAAGGCATCATGCGCTTCGCCGTTTGCTCCGCACACACGCCACAGGTCATTGACGATCTCCTAAGCTCCTTACGGGGACTTCTCTAA